The Mytilus edulis chromosome 12, xbMytEdul2.2, whole genome shotgun sequence genome contains a region encoding:
- the LOC139497362 gene encoding uncharacterized protein — protein sequence MASNWTICGVCNFRNINKVSVVWCSECDEGLCGECREHHGASKLSRNHKTISITEYQKLPTNVLEITQTCQKHKEHYQTFCKKHDCQCCRRCVIETHNDCNDLTAIEDIVKNVKSSNAWLEVEQILVQMLKNVQRIRNDRTENLKCLQDQRVEIERDINQTRKMINDHLDKIQDKIIKELYANEENESKRIKLLLSEIEDIEKGISDLQGYQNITRQNASELQTFLALKKMEKEVSDKTECIQSVLKNEDMKIKTLALEVNKDVQNFCRADCFGSVSVNSKSCKVVIESNKNKEAQMMIPSLISKCIYDIKLSNKMQIDLQSAVSVRGCAILPNGKMMFCDYNNQNLIVLKSNGMHEFEIPLGTPAFDLAYFERESSIAVTSGYGSNVIHIIDPYSKTIKRTIQSSDTPYGIALNKTVLVCCKLGKGIIEVQLNGASEKARVSFSMPSFSYVAVHGDNMYYTNKDNHSVTCYDIHGNLKWEFKDKQNLRYPQGISVDNNGNVYVVSTDTHSVVIISPDGKRCRTILSIRDGLRVPRALHFEPTSNKLLVANEHKIAFLFDVS from the coding sequence TCAATTACAGAATATCAGAAGCTACCAACAAATGTGTTAGAGATAACACAAACATGTCAAAAACACAAAGAACACTATCAAACATTCTGTAAGAAACATGATTGCCAGTGTTGTAGGAGGTGTGTTATTGAGACACATAATGATTGTAATGATTTGACAGCAATAGAGGACATCGTAAAAAATGTGAAGTCATCGAATGCGTGGTTAGAGGTAGAGCAAATATTGGTCCAAATGTTGAAAAATGTACAAAGAATTCGTAACGATCGCacagaaaatttaaaatgtcTACAGGATCAGAGGGTAGAGATTGAACGTGATATAAACCAAACCCGGAAAATGATCAACGACCACTTAGACAAAATACAGgacaaaataattaaagaattatATGCTAATGAAGAAAATGAAAGTAAGAGAATAAAGCTGTTGTTGAGTGAGATTGAAGACATTGAAAAGGGAATTTCTGACCTACAAGGTTATCAAAATATCACAAGGCAAAATGCATCAGAACTTCAAACATTTTTAGCATTAAAGAAAATGGAAAAGGAGGTTTCTGATAAAACAGAATGCATTCAGTCTGTCCTTAAGAACGAGGACATGAAGATAAAAACACTGGCTTTGGAGGTTAACAAAGACGTACAAAACTTTTGCAGGGCTGATTGTTTTGGGTCCGTTAGTGTTAATTCAAAATCGTGCAAAGTTGTTATTGAGAGTAACAAAAACAAAGAAGCTCAGATGATGATACCTAGTTTAATTTCCAAATGCATATATGATATTAAACTAAGCAACAAAATGCAAATTGATTTGCAATCTGCTGTAAGTGTTAGAGGTTGCGCAATTTTACCAAATGGCAAGATGATGTTCTGTGATtataataatcaaaatttaattgtgTTGAAAAGCAACGGTATGCATGAGTTTGAAATTCCGCTAGGTACACCCGCATTTGATTTAGCATATTTTGAAAGAGAAAGTTCCATTGCCGTTACAAGTGGCTATGGTTCAAATGTTATTCACATTATTGACCCTTACAGCAAAACAATCAAGAGAACTATACAAAGTAGTGATACTCCATATGGTATAGCACTGAACAAAACTGTCCTGGTATGCTGTAAGTTAGGTAAAGGAATAATTGAAGTTCAATTGAATGGTGCATCAGAAAAGGCACGTGTTAGCTTTAGTATGCCATCTTTTTCGTATGTTGCAGTGCATGGTGACAATATGTATTATACAAATAAAGACAACCATTCGGTAACATGCTATGATATCCATGGAAATTTAAAATGGGAATTTAAGGATAAACAAAATCTACGATATCCACAGGGTATATCTGTAGACAACAATGGGAACGTGTATGTTGTCAGTACGGATACACACAGCGTTGTCATCATTTCCCCTGATGGAAAGCGTTGCAGAACAATATTGTCCATTCGTGATGGCCTTCGTGTTCCGCGCGCATTGCATTTCGAACCAACAAGTAACAAGTTGTTAGTTGCAAATGAACACAAGATCGCATTTCTATTTGatgtttcttga